In Solanum pennellii chromosome 3, SPENNV200, a single window of DNA contains:
- the LOC107012638 gene encoding UPF0725 protein At4g29550-like, whose product MSTKKADEGNPVPVVPFNDVDMNRVPPPSRPSPEYVFSSIAEESESPAQKKLRIDEEDEGSVISDTSSEDSMVFSDEVNDTSSPIRPTYSQYDSDEDFCPYYPQKMDKAVWEKYYQQVKESEGFDITDYPGQCAMTTVYPMPFYLNDPKNVDMMTDYAGKALRQYNDEKGTNYEVDDILKVNGGGCRDFIFYITFSVKAHDDKDDIFQAKVVKDLRYRLQFPLVRPKPKKASNMQ is encoded by the exons ATGAGTACAAAAAAAGCCGATGAAGGTAATCCGGTACCGGTGGTTCCATTCAACGACGTAGACATGAATCGTGTACCGCCTCCGTCGCGTCCATCGCCGGAATACGTGTTCTCGTCAATAGCAGAGGAATCGGAGTCCCCGGCGCAGAAGAAACTTAGGATCGACGAAGAAGATGAGGGTTCTGTTATTAGCGATACTTCCAGTGAAGATAGCATGGTTTTCAGCGATGAAGTGAATGATACCTCCAGTCCCATAAGACCGACTTATAGCCAGTATGATTCAGACGAAGACTTTTGCCCATATTACCCCCAGAAAATGGATAAAGCTGTTTGGGAGAAGTATTACCAACAGGTTAAGGAGAGCGAG GGATTTGATATCACAGATTATCCCGGACAGTGTGCGATGACAACTGTCTACCCAATGCCATTCTACTTGAACGACCCTAAGAATGTTGACATGATGACAGATTATGCTGGAAAAGCACTTAGGCAATACAATGATGAAAAG GGCACCAATTACGAGGTCGATGACATTTTGAAGGTGAATGGAGGTGGTTGTCGTGACTTCATCTTCTATATTACCTTTTCCGTTAAAGCACATGATGATAAGGATGACATTTTTCAAGCAAAAGTTGTGAAAGATTTAAGATACCGCTTGCAGTTTCCGTTGGTCAGGCCAAAG CCGAAGAAAGCTTCAAATATGCAGTGA